The stretch of DNA GTCCTGCTCGCCCACGCCGTGCAGGCGGCCCTCGAGGACGGCATGCGCGAGTTCCGGTTCGGGCGCGGCGGCTCGGCCTACAAGGAGCGCTTCGCGACCGCCGACCCGGGCATCGAGACGTACGGGCTCACGCGCGGCGCGCCGGCGTCGGGGATGCTGTCGGCGGCACTGGCGTTGCGCGGCCGCTCGCTCGGCGTGCGGCGACTGCTCGACCGCTAGCGCTTCGCCTGATCACCAGCCGTCGTGCGTCCAGGCTCGCAGGACTTACCGATCAATCATCTGGGCGCGCGGCGCGAGGGCGCGGGCCGGGTTGCCGGCCACCGTTTCCCCCGCAGCGACGTCGTGCGTGACGACGGCGCCCGCACCGACGAGCGCGCCGGCGCCGATCCGCACGCCGGCCAGGATCACCGCGCCGGAGCCGATCGCCGCGCCCTGCTCGACGATCGAGCCCTCGAGCTCCCAGTCGTCCCCGGCCTTGAGCTCGCCGTCGTCCGTCGTCGCCCGCGGCCGGCGGTCGTTCACGAACATGACGCCGTGGCCGACGAACACCTCGTCGCCGATCTCGATTCCCTCGCAGATGAACGTGTGGCTCTGGATCTTGCAGCGGGCGCCGACGACGGCACCGGCCTGGATCTCGACGAACGGGCCCACGCGCGTCCCGGCGCCGATGCGGCAGCCGTACAGGTTCGTGAACGAGTGGACGAACACGTCGTCGCCGAACTCCACGCCGGAGATCAGCCGGTACGGGGCGTCGTTGGCCGGCTCAGGCGCCATCGTCGAAGAACTCCCCGATCGCGTCGCACACCCGGCCGATCTGCTCCTCGCCGATGCCGGGGTAGAGCGGGAGCGAGACCAGCTCGGCGCACAGGCGTTCGGCGACGGGGAACGCGCCGGGACGGTGGCCGAGCGAGGCATAGCCGGCGGAGAGGTGGGGCGGCTCGGGATAGTGGCGGCCGGTGGCGATGCCGCGGTCGGCCAGATGCGTCCGCAGGCCCTCGGCGCGAGCGGTGCGCACCGGGTAGAGGTGCCACACCGGCCGGCTGCCGGCCGGCACGGGCAGCGCGCGCACGTCGCCGACCCCGGCCAGCGCCTCGCTGTAGCGCGCGGCGGCCGCGGCCCGCTCGCGGTTCCAGCCGTCCAGGTGCGGCAGCTTGCGCAGCAGCACGGCCGCCTGCAGCGTGTCGAGCCGGGCCGTGTAGCCGATCCGCTCGGAGCGGCGGCCCTCGCGCTCGCCATGCTGGCGCAGCGTGCGCGCCCGCCCGGCCAGCGCAGGATCGTCGGTCACGAGAGCGCCGGCATCGCCCATCGCCCCCAGGTTCTTGGTCGGGTAGAAGCTGTAGGCGGCAGCCGCCGAGAGCGCGCCGGGGCGGACGCCGTCGCGCTCGGCGCCGTGGGCCTGGCAGGCGTCCTCGACCATCCCGATCCCGGCGGCGCGGGCGACCTCGGCGAGGGCACGCATGTCGGCCATCTGCCCGTACAGGTGCACGGGCAGGATGGCGCGCGTCCGCGGGCCGGCCGCCGCTGCGGCCGCGGCCGGGTCGAGCTGGTAGTCGCTTTCGCCGACGTCGGCCGCGACGGGGGTCGCGCCGGCCTGGCTGACGGCCTCGAAGGTGGCGATGAACGTGAGGGCCGGGACGACGACCTCGTCACCCGGGCCGACGCCGGCCGCGATCAGGCCCAGCCGCAGCGCGTCGAGGCCGCTCGCGACGCCGACGCATTCGGCCGCCCCCACATAGCCGGCGAACGCCTCCTCGAACCGCGCGACGTGCGGCCCGTTCGTGAACGCCCCGGCAGCCACGATCTCGGCGATGTCGGCGAGCACGTCCTGCTCGACGACGGCGTTCACGTGCGAGAGGTCCACCAGGGGAAGTGTGCGGGCCGGCGCGTGGGACATGGCGAGGCGCTACGGCCGCAGACTACCCCACGTCGGCGGCGACCAGGGTGTCGCAACACCCCTGTGGTACCTTGCGCGCGCCGTGCGCATCCTGATCGTCTGCGACTTCCTCTTCAAGTACGGATCGCAACAGGCGCGATCGTTGGTACACGCCGGCCATGACCTAGCGATACTTTGCCGGTCGCACGCGCTCGAGTTCGGCGGCCTCGAGCACGAGCGCGAGGAGGTGCACGACCGCCTGCGCGGAGACGGCATCCGGATGCTCGTCGTCCCCGGACGCGTGCGATCCGCCTCGGCGCTGCCCGCGCTGCTCGGCATCCGCCGCACCCTGCGCCGCTGGCGCCCCCACGTCGTCCACGTGCACGAGAACCACGACCCCCGTCTGCTCGCGCTCACGGCCGGCTACCGGACGGTGCTGACCGTGCACGATCCGCTCGGCCACCCGGGTGCGCCCGAGCTGACCCGCAGCGAGAACTGGGCGTTCCGGCGCTGGTTCCACCGCGCCGACCGCTTCATCGTCCACGGCCAGGCGCTCGTGCCCGAGCTGCGGCCGATCGTCGGCCCGCGCCGGCCGATCGCCGTCATCCACCACGGCGCCGACGCCCGCGCCGAGCCGCTGCCGCCACCGGCGGAGCCGGTCGTGCTCCTGTTCGGGCGGCTCGAGCGGTACAAGGGCGTCGAGGTGCTGGTGGCCGCCATGCAGCGCGTGTGGGAGCAGCGCCCGGACGCGCGCCTGGTGGTCGCGGGGGAGGGCCCGGCGGCCCAGCTCGTGCCCGACGACCCACGCACGACGCTCCTGGCGCGCTACATCTCCGAGGCCGAGGTCGACGGCATCCTGGAGCGGGCCCGGCTCGTCGCCCTGCCCTACACG from Gaiellales bacterium encodes:
- a CDS encoding glycosyltransferase family 4 protein; its protein translation is MARRYGRRLPHVGGDQGVATPLWYLARAVRILIVCDFLFKYGSQQARSLVHAGHDLAILCRSHALEFGGLEHEREEVHDRLRGDGIRMLVVPGRVRSASALPALLGIRRTLRRWRPHVVHVHENHDPRLLALTAGYRTVLTVHDPLGHPGAPELTRSENWAFRRWFHRADRFIVHGQALVPELRPIVGPRRPIAVIHHGADARAEPLPPPAEPVVLLFGRLERYKGVEVLVAAMQRVWEQRPDARLVVAGEGPAAQLVPDDPRTTLLARYISEAEVDGILERARLVALPYTQASQSGVGMLAIAAGVPVVVSDLGSLPELAYDDSFVAAAGDARALADTILRHLDDGPDVRARVLAHTRAEFSWEEAARRTTELYRELVSATPSGAQEHDPAGRG
- a CDS encoding DegT/DnrJ/EryC1/StrS family aminotransferase, whose product is MDLSHVNAVVEQDVLADIAEIVAAGAFTNGPHVARFEEAFAGYVGAAECVGVASGLDALRLGLIAAGVGPGDEVVVPALTFIATFEAVSQAGATPVAADVGESDYQLDPAAAAAAAGPRTRAILPVHLYGQMADMRALAEVARAAGIGMVEDACQAHGAERDGVRPGALSAAAAYSFYPTKNLGAMGDAGALVTDDPALAGRARTLRQHGEREGRRSERIGYTARLDTLQAAVLLRKLPHLDGWNRERAAAAARYSEALAGVGDVRALPVPAGSRPVWHLYPVRTARAEGLRTHLADRGIATGRHYPEPPHLSAGYASLGHRPGAFPVAERLCAELVSLPLYPGIGEEQIGRVCDAIGEFFDDGA
- a CDS encoding DapH/DapD/GlmU-related protein; translation: MAPEPANDAPYRLISGVEFGDDVFVHSFTNLYGCRIGAGTRVGPFVEIQAGAVVGARCKIQSHTFICEGIEIGDEVFVGHGVMFVNDRRPRATTDDGELKAGDDWELEGSIVEQGAAIGSGAVILAGVRIGAGALVGAGAVVTHDVAAGETVAGNPARALAPRAQMIDR